The Anopheles moucheti chromosome 3, idAnoMoucSN_F20_07, whole genome shotgun sequence genome contains the following window.
CTCCAAGATACGTCTAATATCCCAATCTTGTTCACAGCGTAAGCTTCCTGAACAGAGCGACGCACCTATAATGGTAGAAGAGTACACTAAGTTTAATCATGTCGTTAAGTCGATTCAATGGAATACACAGTCAAGTAGCCGTCCAGAAAACCCGCACCATCGTGTTTCTGTAACGTGTACAAACGGTGCCACATTTAGTGCCAACCACCTCATACTGACCGTATCGCTCGGTGTACTGCAGGACATGCACACGCTCTGGTTCGATCCTCCGCTGCCCGATCCGAAGCGTAACGCCATCGAAGGCCTCTACATCGGTACGATCGACAAGATGTTTCTGGAGTTTGAAGAACCGTTCTGGCCACAGGATAACAGCTGGCATGGGTTCGGTTTGCTGTGGGAAGCGAACGATCTCGAACAGCTGCGACTCGACGGTCGCCAATGGTTGGAGAGTGTGTGCGCCTTCTTCGTGCCGGATCGCACCGAACGGTTGCTGGTTGCGTGGATCTACGGCCATGATGCACGTGTAATGGAAGCACTTCCCGAGCAGACAGTAATAGATGGGTTGATGTTCTTGTTGCGTAAATTTCTGCCACATTTCTCGGTGCTGGAAGCTCCACGCTGGTTTTCGCGCAGTCGCTGGTACAATAATCCACACTTCCGGGGCTCTTACAGCAGTCGTTCGATGAAATCGGATGCAATGCGAGCAACTGCAGCAGAGCTAGCAGAACCACTGATCGCTGCATCCGACCACGCACCGATCGTACAGTTCGCTGGAGAAGCAAGCCATCCACAGTTGTACTCAACCGTGCAGGGTGCGGTTGCTAGTGGTTGGCGTGAAGCGGATCGTTTGATCGATCTCTATCGAACTTCGAACAGTAAAATGCCACCTTTATTGGGGAAGCTGTAAACCTCGCAGCCATGCTGGCTTCTCAGTGGTGTAGGGACGAACACTGTCTGTTGTGCGGGCTCCGCCGTGCACCAACCAGCCGCGAAGTTTGCTGGTCTCCCGGTGCCGCCAGACACCGAGCAACAAGATTGCCCGCCGATTGTCGCCGCTCTACGGTGTCTTCACCGACAGGGTTCTAAGattagttttttgtttaaagttttattgaagacatttttttattcaagtgATCGATTCTGTTGGCGATTCCTACAGTTACACTCTACGATACAACCACCGTAGATAGATGTACTGCCTATGGTTGTCCCTTAATGCACATTTCCCCCTCTGTGTGGGTTATGCCGGTGTGTCCCTTAGGATGCTATTGATTCTTCGTTCGAATAAAGAGATAAAAGATGATTCTATCACCTTCTGTACGGTTGATAGAGGGCGGAGAAAGAAGAGATgtgctttttgtgttttgcttcccATCCATCGGTCACTACATAGAACATTCTCTATAACAATGTACGTGGGGTTGCGAGCAGGGGAACTTATTACAGGACATTCCTCTACGCAGGAGGTTTCTTTTTACATAGTTGTTTATAAAACGTGTCTGCTTAGTACGTACTGAGAGTCTATCT
Protein-coding sequences here:
- the LOC128301828 gene encoding spermine oxidase-like; the protein is MSKFDPSVLIVGAGGAGIAAATRLLERGFRNLTILEAENRIGGRIHSVRRGTNVLDYGAQWVHGKENNFIYDMASKYGLIEIEQHKENELYYKSNGEPVPKEASDRVIDTLHTLLEDVNSLQTFSGSLGANYDKVFYDAVRAGKFAGIDQHTCYQLYQFFVKYHNTYNATDTLHEVSGAGLLEFEDNQDEFLINWKNRGFHTLLDLLMRKLPEQSDAPIMVEEYTKFNHVVKSIQWNTQSSSRPENPHHRVSVTCTNGATFSANHLILTVSLGVLQDMHTLWFDPPLPDPKRNAIEGLYIGTIDKMFLEFEEPFWPQDNSWHGFGLLWEANDLEQLRLDGRQWLESVCAFFVPDRTERLLVAWIYGHDARVMEALPEQTVIDGLMFLLRKFLPHFSVLEAPRWFSRSRWYNNPHFRGSYSSRSMKSDAMRATAAELAEPLIAASDHAPIVQFAGEASHPQLYSTVQGAVASGWREADRLIDLYRTSNSKMPPLLGKL